atttttaacaattttcctCCTATGACAGTAGCTCTAAGCTAAGTAGCTTTGTTGGGAGGGATGTTCTTAAGTGGAATGTGGAATCGGGAAGGTCCAGAGACTCCCTTTCTCTTACTCTTTCCCCCATGCTCCTGTGGTCCCGATTTTGCTGCACTTTCACACATTTGCTAGAATTCTGCCTCCCTGCTGTGATTTTTCCTGAGTAGAAACTGGAGGACTCCTCCAGAACGTTGAAAATCACATTGTACTTGGGAGTTGGGGCTGACTGAATGGTGTCTCCTCTCTGGCTTTCAGATGGACAAGAGGAAAGACCCTTCTTCTGTCGACATCAAGAAAGTTCTGTTAGAAATGCGGAAGTTTCGGATGGGGCTGATCCAGACAGCAGACCAGCTCCGTTTCTCTTACCTAGCTGTGATCGAAGGTGCCAAATTCATCATGGGAGACTCTTCAGTGCAGGTAAGCCTCGCTTCTGGTATGTCGATTTTGAATTTTTGTCTCTGAAGAAGGCTGTCAGTTGTAAAGTTCAAATACTCTACCATGGCTCAGAAGAAATAGCTGTCTTCCTTGGCGAAATAGCTAGAAGGTTGTGAAAGTGCTCACTGCGATCGATTTCTCCTATGGACACTCTGACGTAGAGAACATTGGTAGGGAGAATagactttattttcaaaagatttcatCTTCCAAGTATACGTATCTGTAGccccaggaagcagagagagcccTTCACCTCTGCTCACTCTAAAGGGGAGCAGATTTCCTGACAGATCAGCCCACCGTGAATGCTAACGGGGCtttctctgctgctttccctAGGAGCAATGGAAGGAGCTTTCCCATGAGGACCTGGAGCCCCCACCCGAACACATCCCCCCTCCTCCCCGGCCCCCCAAACGCATCCTGGAGCCACACAATGGGAAGTGCAAGGAATTCTTCCCCAACCACCAGTGGGTAAAGGACGAAACCGGGGAGGATAAAGAAGACTGCTCTATCAAGGAAGAAACCAGAAGCCCTCTAAACGTCCCTTGTGGCGTGGAAAGGTAAGCCCGAATGGGCCTGGCTTACGGGGGGTGAGGGGTACTGACCTTCTGATCCAGAAACACATTGATATTGAAACCCTGAGGACCCAGCCTCCTCTTGGCAAGCATCGCCTCTGTGTCTTTGGGGAATGGGACCCCTGGACCAGCACCACTCCTCCCCTCGCTGTAGGAGCCAGGAGCATTTGACGCTGCCACAGGTTGGCCACCGTCCCCCATGCCCTCAGGTACCTACCTCAGTGGGGCTCTAGCACCACCTTGTGGTGCCTGTTGGAATCCTGCATCCCGGTAAGCAGTCCCACCCAGAGAtgacccagccctgcccctggcttCTAGCCAGTCCTGAAATGTACTATCCAGGTTAGACCATGTACTTTCGGCCCCCAGATTGGTCCTTCTGGGAATTTAACCTTTTGTGTAGTTTTGATTAACAGAATGCCATTTAGCAAAGGTTATTGAACACATACTGATGCATGTGAAATACTGAGATCACTGGAACATGGCCCCTGGTCTGTATTCTAGACCATCTTGTTGGGGCGGGGACAGTGGATTATGGATGGGACCCTGTGGACAATAAGGAGATGGAAGTGTATGCTGTGGTGGTCAGCCATCAAGAAGATACCCTGCCTTCCCAGGGTGCTCAAGGAGGGCCTACATGAGGCATGGAAGCATGGAGAAGGAATGGGTGTAAGCCTGAACCCCAGCCTATGGAGACAGTGCCCTTGTTCCTGCTTCCTGGATGAGTGCATGCTTTGGCCCAGCATTTGTACACATCTAGAAATTTGGTTTGCAACACTTTGCAAACAGGTGTCCAAAGAGATCTGTAGGGGCAGGTGTTCATTGCGGCATCATTGAGAACAGTGACAAGAGACAAGCTGATTGTATATGTAGGGATTAGGTAACTCGTGCTTTCTCCTTACTTTGGGATACTTTGGAGCTGTTAACGAACACAGTCAGGAATGCACTAATGCAGCTAGACGTTGGAATAACAATACTGAAATGAGCAGCTTAGACATGGCATGTCCCTGAGTGGTCCTCTAGCTAAACTCATCATCAGAATCTTACCTGGGCGCCTTGCCAAATGCTGAGTGCCAGGCCCCAGTGCTGACGCGTGCACCTAAGTCAGCAGGGTCCTTCATGCGACTGGGTCCCTATCACAGCCCCATCACCTCTGGGACTTGTCCAGTGGGGCCTCCCAGAACAGGTGCTGTGCAATGTGCTCAGCAGTAGCCCCGTGACAGTCTGCCCAGGAGACCGTGCCTGGCTTCCCAGGGCCTCTGGTGACGTTCTCAGGGCGTGCCAGTGTGTTCCATCTGAGGGCCTGCCGAGAGTTGAGAGTGAGTGAGGTGAGAGCTGGCACATGACTGGTGTCCAGTCTGTCATGTGTTCTGTTCTGTATTCACTGAGActgggggggagagggagtgcttttcagtgtgtgtgtgtgtgtgtgtgtgtgtgtgtgtgaaaggtgGCAAGGAGGGGAGTGTGGATCTGGGAAGCCAAAAGCCAGAGAGTTCCAGGAAAAAATGGGGTTATGCCAAGAATATCGGTGCCTCTGGACACCAGTGGGGACCCATGTGCACACAGGCCTCAGCCCTGCAGCTGGGGCCCCACAATGGGGAGCAGAAAAGCAGGTGCTTTGTGCCACCTCCTGGGGAGGTAATGCCTCAGGGGTCCTGCCCACTACACACGATGCTGCTGGGGTAGAAGAGCTGTGGAGATGCATGTGAGAAGCAGGACATCTTGTGGTCGGGTCTTCTGTCCGGTggcaagggcagggggagaaggaaaggcctGCGGGAGGTGGCAAAGAGAGGAAGGGCCTCTGTTGGCCTCTCCTGAGATAGGCCTGGAAGGAGAACACAGTTCACATCGTCCCCGCACGGGGGCGCTCTGGCTTGCCACCAGGAGGGCAGCCGGTCTGTACACAAGAGGCCTAAGAAACGATCCTACTGGCGGGTTCTGAGCGATGCTGGGGCCTCAAGCCGGGGACAGGgcaggctgaggggcagagggaatacGTGATGTCCTCACGTCAACAGCAGCAAAGGCTCCTATGCAGGGGCccggggagagagagcatgtgggccGCACCATTGCCCTCCCTGAACTGAAGGGGAACATTTTCCAAGCAAACCCCAGGGCAAATTAGCACCTAGCTTTGCACCAGTGCCTGTATTTCTCAGCAGAGTCTCACCCACCCTCCATCACCAAGGAGTCCACGGGGCTCCAGAACCATACCCTGGCTGTGGCGGCCGTCTGGGTCtctggggcagggcggggggtgcGCGACAAGTGGGCTTCAGGTTAGTATCAGTGTTCCCAAGGTCTTGGCAGTTCCCACTGTAGCAATAGCATCCCCGCTGTTGTTTTCCCCAGAGTGAGTAACCCGTCTCTGTGCATCTCCTCCCTCAGCACGAGTCCAGACACTGAAGTCAGAAGGCGGGCCGTGGGGGCAGGTCCTGCCCAGGGGGAGCCCTCGCCACCCAAGGAGAAGCAGGACCTGGCACTGACTCCCTGGAAGCCCTTCCTGGTCAACATGTGCATGGCCACGGTCCTCACGGCCGGCGCGTACCTCTGCTACAGGGTATGTTTTCACTGACGGACGTGCTGGCAAGACCGTGGGTACAGAAAGCACTGGCCGACAGCCCGGCGTTAGCATTCAGTGCTGTGGAAGGATCTGAGCCAGTCTCAGAAGAAACAGAGCAAAGGTTTTTAAAGGCTGGAACTGTGAAGGGCTAGCAAGAGAGAATTGAGGATTGATACACTGGGGTTTTAAGGAGCCCTGTGATCCCAATATATGAGAGTCTAATCTCAGGGCCTTAACCTATTCAGGAGTAAGTAGAGAAAATGCCAaatatgtgtctctctctctctctctttttttttgttactgttgtttgtttttgaaaaaaaaataatagaactacAACACATTGTTGTTTTTAACCTTTATAAAAAGCAGCTTTtgttatttctggaaaaaaaaaaaaaaagagactaggCACTTACGAAACTTCCTTGTACCCTTAGGTGGTGTCAGCAGATACACAGTTTATATTGGATTTCCCAGGGAAAGATTTCCAGTGCTTTTACGAATGTAAACTCCTTTGGAGAAGAGGGTTTAAGGGTTCAGGGCGCCGTCTTGCTCAGTCGCTTCCTCTGCTGTGCGCACACTGAGCTGGGACAGCGCCTGTGAGCTTTCCCATTTTTAGAAGAGAAACAACAGAAGGCCATCTCTAGAAAACAAAGCCCGGCTTCTGCTTTTGCTCAGGGTGTCCCCACCGATTTC
The window above is part of the Lutra lutra chromosome 9, mLutLut1.2, whole genome shotgun sequence genome. Proteins encoded here:
- the PTPN1 gene encoding tyrosine-protein phosphatase non-receptor type 1 isoform X2; translation: MEEAQRSYILTQGPLPNTCGHFWEMVWEQKSRGVVMLNRVMEKGSLKCAQYWPQKEEKEMIFEDTNLKLTLISEDIKSYYTVRQLELENLTSQETREILHFHYTTWPDFGVPESPASFLNFLFKVRESGSLSTEHGPVVVHCSAGIGRSGTFCLADTCLLLMDKRKDPSSVDIKKVLLEMRKFRMGLIQTADQLRFSYLAVIEGAKFIMGDSSVQEQWKELSHEDLEPPPEHIPPPPRPPKRILEPHNGKCKEFFPNHQWVKDETGEDKEDCSIKEETRSPLNVPCGVESTSPDTEVRRRAVGAGPAQGEPSPPKEKQDLALTPWKPFLVNMCMATVLTAGAYLCYRFLFSSST